The following proteins are encoded in a genomic region of Burkholderia gladioli:
- a CDS encoding LysR family transcriptional regulator: protein MPQPSIKQLEAFWWAATCANFATAAERVHLSVSSLSKRIAELEATLGQPLFDRSGHRAVLTEAGERLLPATLGVLNAMAVLGQTLDARAELVGHCRFGVGDLSALTWLPAFVAAARQAHPQLGFEPYVDVGGVLERRLADGELDFAVIAGRSSRGELLSQPVGAAHFTWAAAPGLTDGGRMDAATLLQRHPLVTLPQSAGTTRLLDDWLLANRATVHERIACNSWGAVAGMLRQGVGVGFLPASWVNTLKLRTVATLEPLAPLHYAFQWRRGDTRALITALQPLVQAHVDFSGSPRLPM from the coding sequence ATGCCTCAACCCTCTATCAAGCAGCTCGAAGCCTTCTGGTGGGCCGCCACCTGCGCCAATTTCGCCACCGCGGCCGAGCGCGTGCATTTGTCGGTGTCGTCGCTATCCAAACGCATCGCCGAACTTGAAGCGACGCTAGGTCAGCCGCTGTTCGACCGCAGTGGTCACCGCGCCGTGTTAACCGAGGCGGGCGAACGCCTGCTACCCGCGACGCTTGGCGTGCTTAACGCCATGGCGGTGCTGGGTCAGACCTTGGATGCGCGAGCGGAGCTGGTCGGTCACTGCCGCTTCGGGGTTGGCGATCTTTCAGCCTTGACGTGGTTGCCTGCTTTCGTGGCAGCGGCTCGGCAGGCGCATCCGCAACTCGGGTTCGAGCCCTACGTGGACGTTGGCGGTGTACTGGAGCGCCGGTTGGCCGATGGCGAACTGGACTTTGCCGTGATCGCGGGTCGCTCCTCGCGCGGCGAATTATTGTCGCAGCCAGTCGGCGCCGCCCACTTTACCTGGGCCGCCGCGCCTGGCCTCACTGACGGCGGCCGAATGGATGCGGCGACGCTACTGCAAAGACACCCGCTGGTCACATTGCCACAAAGTGCAGGCACGACCCGCCTGTTGGACGATTGGCTGTTGGCGAACCGTGCCACCGTGCACGAGCGTATCGCCTGCAATAGCTGGGGTGCCGTGGCGGGCATGCTGCGGCAGGGCGTGGGCGTGGGTTTTTTGCCCGCGTCCTGGGTAAACACACTCAAGCTGCGTACCGTGGCCACGCTCGAACCCCTTGCGCCGCTGCATTACGCCTTCCAGTGGCGGCGTGGGGATACGCGCGCCTTGATCACTGCCCTGCAGCCATTGGTTCAGGCACATGTGGATTTCTCCGGCTCCCCGCGTTTGCCGATGTGA
- a CDS encoding winged helix-turn-helix transcriptional regulator encodes MGTTTEMPACPIKARLEKARAKYPLWADCPVRDVMDVINGRWSTLLMTALAEKPHRFGELRRLVPDISQRMLTQTLRDLQRDGYVYREVFPTKPPSVEYGLTEFGRSMFAALNVLIRWADDHHAQVTAARLRFDGEAQAA; translated from the coding sequence ATGGGAACCACCACCGAGATGCCGGCATGCCCGATCAAGGCGCGGCTGGAAAAGGCGCGGGCCAAGTATCCGCTGTGGGCGGACTGTCCGGTGCGCGACGTCATGGATGTGATCAATGGGCGATGGAGCACGCTGCTGATGACGGCGCTGGCCGAAAAGCCGCATCGATTCGGCGAATTGCGCCGCCTGGTGCCCGATATTTCGCAGCGCATGCTCACGCAGACGCTTCGCGATCTGCAACGAGACGGCTATGTGTATCGCGAGGTCTTCCCGACCAAGCCGCCGAGCGTCGAGTATGGCCTCACCGAATTCGGCCGCTCGATGTTCGCGGCCTTGAACGTGCTGATTCGGTGGGCCGACGACCATCACGCTCAAGTCACGGCGGCGCGCTTGCGTTTCGATGGCGAGGCGCAAGCTGCTTGA
- a CDS encoding LysR family transcriptional regulator translates to MDRLTSLAVFVAAVEEGSLAAAARRFGLSPAMAGKHVSAIEAQLNARLLQRTTRRLSLTDAGQTYYERSKQILDAFDDANREAGDSQGKARGVLRVAAPVTFGAMHLGEVTARYLEDHPDVNVEVTLGDRYVDLLDAGIDVAIRIGRLDDPALVVRRIAPCRMVVCASPAYLERHGTPRTPRDLRQAPRLAFSEAVSAGDWTLFDSRNRAHVIDGPCRIAANNTQMLLSTALAGAGIAYGPSFVFGEHLRRGELVALLPAYRANELAIQAVYPSARRIPLKVRRFVDYLTEAFGDEPPWDQTTKPGNRRASQAACASPSKRKRAAVT, encoded by the coding sequence ATGGACCGACTGACAAGCCTCGCCGTGTTCGTCGCCGCGGTGGAAGAAGGCAGCCTGGCAGCCGCCGCGCGCCGCTTCGGGCTTTCGCCGGCGATGGCCGGCAAGCACGTGAGCGCGATCGAGGCGCAATTGAACGCGCGGCTGCTGCAACGAACCACGCGGCGCTTGAGCCTGACCGACGCGGGCCAGACCTACTACGAGCGCAGCAAGCAGATCCTCGACGCCTTCGACGACGCCAATCGGGAAGCCGGCGATTCGCAGGGCAAGGCGCGCGGCGTGCTGCGTGTCGCGGCGCCCGTCACGTTCGGCGCGATGCATCTTGGCGAGGTAACGGCGCGCTATCTGGAAGACCATCCCGACGTGAACGTGGAGGTCACGCTCGGCGACCGCTATGTCGACCTGCTCGATGCCGGCATCGACGTGGCGATCCGCATCGGGCGGCTGGACGATCCCGCGCTCGTCGTTCGGCGGATTGCGCCGTGCCGGATGGTGGTATGTGCATCACCGGCCTACCTGGAACGACATGGCACGCCGCGCACGCCTCGCGACCTGCGCCAGGCGCCGCGGCTGGCGTTCAGCGAGGCCGTGTCGGCCGGCGACTGGACCTTGTTCGATTCGAGAAACCGCGCTCATGTGATCGACGGCCCTTGCCGGATCGCGGCCAACAACACGCAAATGCTGCTATCCACCGCGCTGGCCGGCGCCGGCATCGCCTATGGCCCGAGCTTCGTGTTCGGCGAGCATCTTCGGCGCGGCGAGCTGGTGGCGCTGCTGCCCGCCTATCGCGCCAATGAGCTGGCGATCCAGGCGGTCTACCCGAGCGCGCGACGCATCCCGCTCAAGGTGCGCCGCTTCGTCGATTACCTCACCGAAGCATTCGGCGACGAACCGCCCTGGGATCAAACAACGAAACCTGGCAACCGGCGCGCGTCTCAAGCAGCTTGCGCCTCGCCATCGAAACGCAAGCGCGCCGCCGTGACTTGA
- a CDS encoding DUF4087 domain-containing protein produces the protein MEISSVMNCRHLLRAFLVCLSIALLNSHAFAQTRENRCGWLHNPTPANWWLDDKNGSWTLSTMGDKPVPGFDNLPDMTSRDWVVTNAGGHGYGCACIDMDTDKGSSTVTRVHSAKVLPLKRCKADRSLPAP, from the coding sequence TTGGAAATTTCTTCCGTTATGAATTGCCGCCATCTGCTACGTGCCTTTCTCGTTTGTCTATCGATTGCCTTGCTCAATAGTCATGCGTTTGCGCAGACGCGGGAAAATCGTTGTGGTTGGCTGCACAATCCGACGCCCGCCAACTGGTGGCTCGACGACAAGAATGGGAGTTGGACGCTGTCGACCATGGGAGACAAGCCGGTTCCCGGCTTCGACAATCTTCCCGACATGACATCGCGGGATTGGGTCGTCACCAACGCAGGCGGGCATGGATATGGATGCGCCTGCATCGATATGGACACGGACAAAGGCAGCAGCACGGTTACCCGTGTTCATTCGGCGAAAGTGCTCCCGTTGAAGCGCTGCAAGGCGGATCGTTCGCTGCCTGCGCCGTGA
- a CDS encoding alpha/beta fold hydrolase produces the protein MDIETKGTRIHVKQQGSGELALVCLHYYGGSSRTWDAVATELADRYRIVATDHRGWGDSAAPVDGYRIADLAADAEGVIDALGLRRYVLVGHSMGGKVAQLMASRRPRGLEGLVLVAPSPPSSTMLPEEQRAMLAGAYQSRESVEFVIDHVLTARKLDAARREQVIEDSLKGAPQAKAAWPNVAMLEDIAETVLSIDVPTIVVSGERDQVDSIATLEAELLPRIPQAVMHVVPEAGHLLPLEAPAELARIVDRFLDGAGMKGEKPRSNR, from the coding sequence ATGGACATCGAAACCAAGGGCACGCGCATCCATGTCAAGCAGCAGGGCAGTGGGGAACTGGCGCTGGTGTGCCTCCACTATTACGGAGGCTCGTCGCGGACGTGGGACGCGGTAGCTACGGAGTTGGCGGACCGCTATCGAATCGTCGCTACCGATCATCGAGGCTGGGGCGATTCCGCGGCGCCGGTGGACGGTTACCGCATCGCCGACCTTGCCGCCGATGCGGAGGGTGTCATCGATGCATTGGGTTTGCGGCGCTATGTGTTGGTGGGGCATTCGATGGGCGGCAAGGTTGCGCAGCTGATGGCGTCGCGTCGGCCGCGCGGGCTGGAAGGCCTGGTGTTGGTTGCGCCGTCGCCGCCGTCATCGACCATGCTTCCCGAGGAGCAACGCGCGATGCTGGCGGGTGCGTATCAATCGCGTGAATCGGTCGAGTTCGTCATCGATCACGTTCTCACGGCGAGGAAACTGGATGCCGCCCGCCGCGAGCAAGTGATCGAAGATAGCCTCAAGGGCGCGCCGCAGGCAAAGGCTGCGTGGCCGAACGTGGCGATGCTCGAGGATATTGCCGAGACAGTGCTGTCGATCGATGTGCCCACCATCGTCGTCTCCGGCGAGCGCGATCAAGTGGATTCCATCGCCACACTGGAGGCTGAGTTGCTGCCACGTATTCCGCAAGCGGTCATGCATGTCGTGCCGGAAGCCGGGCACTTGTTGCCGCTCGAAGCGCCGGCGGAGCTCGCGCGGATAGTTGATCGATTCTTGGACGGAGCGGGGATGAAGGGAGAGAAGCCGCGCTCAAATAGGTGA
- a CDS encoding SDR family oxidoreductase, which yields MNDTIFVTGASGHLGRLVLQHLLARGVTPARLIAGTRSPEKLADLAAAGIAVRKADFGDRQGLTEAFDGVGTVLVISTDALEETGARLKQHRNAVASAAAAGVGRLAYTSQFNPASSLLSFANDHLETERAIQASGLPHVIFRNGWYHENLLMSLPAALKLGQWHSAAQGGRTSYAAREDIAEAIAAVLAGSGIDSRIHTLTGSEALNREEIAERARRATGQPLTVVNVTDEQFAEGLKAAGVPGAFIPVLVSIEAETRAGNLSIVTDHLASLLARPPKRLADHLDAAKASYLA from the coding sequence ATGAACGACACCATTTTCGTCACCGGCGCATCCGGCCATCTCGGCCGCCTCGTACTCCAGCATCTGCTGGCACGCGGCGTCACGCCGGCGCGCCTCATCGCCGGCACACGCAGCCCGGAAAAGCTTGCCGATCTCGCGGCGGCAGGCATCGCGGTTCGCAAGGCCGACTTCGGGGACCGGCAAGGCTTGACCGAGGCGTTCGACGGTGTCGGCACCGTGCTCGTCATTTCGACGGATGCACTGGAAGAAACCGGAGCACGGCTGAAGCAGCATCGCAACGCGGTTGCATCGGCGGCGGCGGCAGGCGTCGGCCGCCTCGCCTATACCTCGCAGTTCAACCCGGCCAGTTCGCTGCTGAGCTTCGCGAACGATCACCTGGAAACCGAGCGGGCCATCCAGGCCAGCGGCCTGCCGCACGTCATTTTCCGCAACGGCTGGTATCACGAGAACCTGTTGATGTCGCTGCCCGCCGCGCTGAAGCTCGGCCAATGGCATTCGGCGGCGCAAGGCGGCAGAACCTCCTACGCGGCACGAGAAGACATCGCCGAAGCGATTGCCGCCGTGCTGGCCGGCTCGGGCATCGATAGCCGGATCCACACACTGACCGGCTCCGAGGCGCTCAACCGCGAGGAAATCGCGGAGCGGGCGCGCCGCGCGACGGGCCAACCGCTTACCGTGGTGAACGTGACGGACGAGCAATTCGCCGAAGGGCTGAAAGCGGCCGGCGTGCCCGGCGCGTTCATTCCCGTCCTGGTGTCGATTGAGGCGGAGACCCGGGCCGGCAATCTGTCCATCGTCACCGATCACCTCGCGTCGCTGCTCGCGCGTCCGCCGAAGCGGCTCGCCGACCATCTGGACGCGGCCAAGGCCAGCTACCTGGCTTGA
- a CDS encoding alpha-hydroxy acid oxidase: MASYAEPSSMTLPPALRDMLALHDFEAAARRHLPRPIFGYIAGAAEDNASVRENRAAFDDYAFSTRVLRDVSQRSQTVELFGHCYSSPFGIAPMGLNALTTYRGDLVLARAAQQAGIVSIMSGTSLIPMEEVARESPATWFQAYIPGDQARIDALVDRVERAGFGTLMVTVDIPIAANRENNIRTGFSTPLRPNVRLVWDGIVRPRWVAGTFLRTLLRHGMPHFENSFAIRGAPVMSSTVLRDFSARDHLTWRHIEAIRRRWKGPLVVKGLLSVEDALEARRVGANGIVLSNHGGRQLDGAVSPMRVLEAVVAAVGPDYPVLIDGGFRRGSDVLKAVALGARMVLVGRPFNYAAAVAGEAGVAHAIGLLRDEVDRNLAMLGVTRCAELGPRHIVRHRV, encoded by the coding sequence ATGGCCTCTTACGCTGAACCCTCATCCATGACGCTGCCCCCTGCGCTGCGCGACATGCTGGCGCTACACGACTTCGAGGCCGCGGCGCGTCGGCACCTGCCCCGACCCATATTCGGCTATATCGCTGGCGCGGCCGAAGACAACGCATCGGTACGCGAGAACCGGGCGGCGTTCGACGACTACGCGTTTTCGACCCGTGTTCTGCGCGATGTCTCGCAGCGCTCGCAGACGGTGGAATTGTTTGGTCATTGCTACAGCAGCCCGTTCGGCATTGCACCGATGGGACTCAATGCACTGACCACCTATCGCGGCGACTTGGTGCTGGCGCGTGCCGCGCAGCAGGCAGGTATCGTGTCGATCATGAGCGGCACTTCGCTGATCCCCATGGAGGAGGTTGCGCGCGAAAGCCCGGCGACGTGGTTCCAGGCCTACATACCTGGAGATCAGGCGCGCATCGATGCGCTGGTCGACCGTGTGGAGCGCGCTGGCTTCGGTACGTTGATGGTAACGGTCGACATCCCGATTGCCGCAAACCGCGAAAATAATATCCGCACCGGCTTTTCCACTCCGCTACGCCCCAACGTCCGCCTCGTCTGGGACGGCATCGTGCGGCCACGCTGGGTGGCGGGCACGTTTTTGCGCACGCTTCTGCGCCACGGCATGCCGCATTTCGAGAATTCGTTCGCCATTCGCGGCGCACCTGTCATGTCGTCAACCGTGCTACGCGATTTCTCGGCACGTGACCATCTGACCTGGCGCCATATCGAAGCCATTCGTCGACGCTGGAAAGGGCCGCTGGTGGTCAAAGGGCTACTCAGCGTGGAGGATGCATTGGAGGCCCGGCGCGTCGGCGCCAACGGCATCGTGTTGTCCAACCACGGTGGCCGCCAGCTCGACGGCGCGGTCTCGCCCATGCGTGTGCTTGAAGCGGTGGTGGCTGCTGTCGGGCCCGATTACCCCGTATTGATCGATGGCGGCTTCCGACGAGGCTCCGACGTGCTCAAGGCCGTGGCGCTGGGCGCCCGCATGGTGCTGGTGGGCCGGCCGTTCAACTATGCGGCCGCCGTGGCCGGCGAAGCCGGCGTGGCCCACGCCATTGGTCTGCTGCGCGACGAGGTGGACCGCAACCTCGCCATGCTGGGCGTGACGCGTTGCGCCGAGCTAGGGCCACGGCACATCGTGCGCCATCGTGTCTGA